The genomic interval TGGGCATGGCAAACAGCAGAGCGTTCCTCTTGTGTTCAGGAAGTTCTCTCTCCAGTGTCTCCGTTAAGAGACTAAAGTCATGCAGACGGAGCTCAAAGCTGGACACCAGGAAGACCTGTGGAGACTGAATACCTTGTTCCTGAAGACCTGTGTCACAAAAGGAATAAATGGTATGATAATtagttttaaaaatgatgaaacCATTTAgattgtatgtttatttttatattaactcAATAATATGCACATTTCAGTTTAGATGTTGTTTTGCTTCTAATTTTGTTTCTCACCAGTGCAGTAATCCCATGTGCTTTCATTTTTCTAGGTGGGTGAATTTAATAACTAATAATGACTTTAAAACGAATaacagcttttattgtgaaagtcaGAGGCCTGCATTGGGTGActtattgttgctgttgcttTGACTGAACATTCCTCCAAGTATGTTTTCTGTACCACACTAAGCCACTGAGCCTGAGCTGCTTGATTTGGAAGTAAAAAAGTGatgtttctgggcttccctctTCAAAGGTGTCAGCATGAAGTTTGATAATAAAGGATACTGCGGATGCAAGGCCAGGTGgaaatagagcaatctttatcaGAACAAAATCTAACGCCTTGAGTCCAGACCAGAAGCGGCTGTGTtctaatattatcaaatctctggacaaaacaatgccaaagtGCTTGTCCTTGCTCCATCAgaacctcagcctttgctcttacgaggtttttccaagtgccaccttCCTGTTCCTTCTGTCAGGGCCTTTTTTAAGAGTCTCTTCTGAAggacacccacttcttctgattggttcccttgcCAAATTACTTAACAGACAAAAAGGAGTTTGACCTGCGTTTAGGCATCTCTCAttatttggcatgcaggtcaagcttagctaagcacttaATTGTCTGTTACCTTTGGCCCCTTACAGTTGGAAGCTACCTCCTGGACTTttattcacacaatgaaaatcaattggtcATGATTGAATTCAAACTGAAgtaagtcagaatgtgttgtcctccagacacctcaaaagtctttcatgtttttgtttagaattttcattttttacctAAATAATGTTGAGTATATGCAGGCATATGGTAAATTGtctcattaaaaagaaatgcagtttCAACTGGTGATGACAACAACACATCAATACATGTGTAAAGTCTTTCTAAGTCTCAGCAGCTAACCTTTGCTAGATTTTTTGCCAGATGATGGATCCATATACTAGAAAATAATGTGTATTGAGTTATGTATTCACTCACTTCTTTACTGTGATGACTGGGCTTGTCAGGTTTTAATGATGGAAATCTAGTTATTAATCTCACATTTATTCTTAATTGTAAGTCACTTACTTTGAATGCAGTCTTCCCTGATTTGTTCCTTAGTCTCGGTCTCACTGAACTCTCTCTGACTGCGTTTCTGAGCTCGTAAATCGTTGTCAATCTTTGAGCGAACAAAGTAGAACTTTTTCTTCATCCTCTGGACCTCCCGGGCGAGTTTCACATCATTTTCTCTGAAGCGAGTGTCtgagaggatgatgaagaagtCAAACTTCTCAAATCCAACATCGCTCAGGTACTgatcagctggaaaatgtctgcCGCCAACACCAGGAAGATCCCACAGTGTAACATTGGGATAGTTTGGATGGGGGTATGGTGTAGGCTTTTTGGTGGTTTCTCTAACCCCAGTAGGAGCAGCTCCAGCATCCCCGTCTTTGATGCCTCTAAAGGCATTAATAAAGGTGGATTTACCAGAGCCGGTCTCTCCTGTGATGGCAATATTTAGTGGAATGTTATTCTGCCTGTCCAGATACTCTTGGATCTTTGCAATAGCTAAGGCCTGATTGTTGTTTTGTAGAGCATCTTTAATTTCTTCAACTGATTTACAGTCATGTGGAGTATCCATGATGATCCTTGATGATCCTGCAgtaaaatataagaaaatgaAAGTTAGAAATATGATCAGATtacattcagaccaaatcaggtGGTGCGGCTTGAATGGGGGATCAGGCaggtgcacacataaggcccaaggggtgcttgcaCCACTGCCCTTTTGGcctcattttaaaaagtacctattctgtgttgtttttttttatgaataaataaattcctatTGTACATagagatgtaaaaaaacagtGGAATAAAAATGCCATGGCCATCTACCGTACACATTTTCTTGTAGTacggtgttgtgtgtgtgtgtgtgtgtgtgtgtgtgtgtgtgtgtgtgtgtgttgagcctaaagccgcttctctgtctgctgagagagagagagcgagagagagagagagggaggaagagggagaggagagaggagagaggagggagaggagagagggagggagagggagagagggagggaaggcagagagagagagggagagagagaggagagagagggagagggagagagagggagaaagagggagggagaaagagggagggagagggagagagtgagggagagggagagagggaggaaggcagagagagagaggggggggagagagagagagggagagggagagagagggagagggagagagagggagaaagagggagggagagagagagggagagagagggagagaggggagggagagaggagagagggagagagggggagggagagggagagagggagagggagagagggagagaggggggagggagagggagagggaggagagagagaaagggagagagatttttttttttttttctgtaatcctgtacgctttggcaatattgtgaaccacagtcatgccaataaagcttgttgaaattgaaattgaaagggagagagggagggagagagggaggaagagggagggagagggagagagagggagagagagaggggggagagagggagggagagagagaggggagagggggagagagggagggagggagagagagaggggggaagagggagggagagggagagggagagagagagagagacacacattgatgagacgtgacagtggagcgacttgaacctttgtgagttataaatccataaACATAACTTCCTTTCAGGGGCCTTCCACTTTaacaacgtgcttaaatatgagtaaTAGTTCAAAAAAGTGCCCattagaggtggatttcatcgtttaatgtcgagattcagttctcGTGCGTCAGGTCCGTCCtcttgtctgtcctcctgtctgtcctgcccACTCTTCGTCACATGCTGCACACGTCATTCTATAATTAGGGGTACATTTAATTTCAACCAAAAAGTTAAAATACCAGTATtcttttttgataaataaactaGATGTTTCCATAATATACACCCTTAATGTGCTAAATTCAAAACCTGATATTTAGCATATtagacagcaaaaaaacaaaaacaaattccaGTTTAGTATAACCATGTTTTGCTCAATAAATGGTGGGATCTGTTGACTTTTtgtatcaaataaaagagaaatgtgccCTGATGTGAAATTGATCATTGCTTgaagtgaatgaataaataaattgttcAATAAAGTCTATGGACATGACATGTACCCCTTATTATAGAATGACTCACGTATCGAGAGCGTGTCGGTTacgcagtctgataactgcacaggtcctttactcaactaaatacagagacatttcccacaaagcaactttacaggaccaaacaaaagtaacgtggTAACTTTAACtatctttggcaacttatatgagaaaaaaaataccgcagatatacgtggagaagcgtccatcctcctgcctgtcctaccaactcttcctcacatttctgcctgaaaaacagcgtctgtcacaggcaaaaaactttaaatcaccgagtgtttgtgttgaaaaaaaaaaaaacactgtgaccgtcagccctccagaccgagacttcagtgaactttcccccagaaagaGGCTCCGTCCCCCTGATTACTGATGGTGATTttataattatgtcatttaattACAGCTTATCTGTGAATCGATTTTTGGTTtctcaaaataaatgattagtATTACTATTTCTGTGAGAATCATTTTTTGACTAACTGTATTTCATGTGCTATTTTTTTCTGAGCCTAAAATATCCCAATAAAGAACTGAAGTTTGATAAGATGTGACATTAAACTAAACAGCAGTgataaacacaaagagaaaagtgACCTCAGCTCTGCCATTCATGGTTCAGAGTGgctgacagaaagagaaatcattgcttcttttttttaaatattaaaaactaCTTACGCAGAACTCTTTTCTTGCTGTTGTAACAGACGATACTCGAACTGTTTGCTGTAAACGTATGATTCCCACCCGTGAGTTGAAGTAAGTGTTAATGTTCAGCTACTGAAAGTTTGGTTTCTATTTGGCTCGTTATATAAGCCTTAAAGAATTCAGTCAAGTTTTTTTACCCCTAATACACTCACCAATGCCCTGCAGAGAGGGCAGATGATGTAATATCAGCCTGACTGAGAGACATGTTTCCCATATGAGTGATACTATTGTCTGTGAAGCAGCTGATTTACAAGAAATGAGAGGAGTGCTATAGTTGGTAAATGGCTGAATTCCTTTACTCACAATATTTTCcctgtgaaagtgaaagaaaccCTTTTCTGTAACCCTAAATTAGCTTTAGAATTAGTGATTCAATACCATTTCTTTGTTTAATAGGTTGTTAGTCCTTTCGAATAAATATGTTGGTCTCATTTAACTAGATGAGAGAGAAACTATCAAGCATTTACACTCAGATACATAATATCAATATCAAGTCAGGAGATCTTTGTTAAAATAGCCGGATTGAAATatgcattaaagtgaaactttcgccaaaatgcaacctaggctgttttgtgtatgtatatgagtcaaacctttgtgtaaaagcattaTTACGataaaagaggcacttttaagattgaccgtattttcgttttcaggtcagaCTCATTTTCattgggagtgctacgggcacttttaagctagcatcaaaatctctgtttttaaaacactaagaaggctcgacacaacatgaaactttgctcgtactatcaccagggtctctaccagtgttgggagtaacggcgttattttttcagtaacggagtaatctaatgaattacttttcccatcGTTACAATGCCGTTAGCGTTACCGACTAcaaaatgtggcgcgttacaaattgaagtttctcattgaagctgttgtcatccgactcggctctcagccaccggagcagcagggatgctttatttttctccggtgaggcaggagggaccgcagaggtgatgattggctctctaaggtagagtgagagttcgtaagccaatcagaggctgtgttcagttttaacacaaaccacacagcctcgcacacacaagcTAGCAGAGGTGGGCTACAGAaatggcgagtccagagggaaagtttatgttttcaaggtggaagtacagacacgactttaacctcctttgtccacgtccgttttaaGCAACTATAATCttatgaagcatctctcaactgcacgcgcttctacaacactagtggccaaaaactccgttgttgacactgttgatgatgacagcaggtgtggctaacgtgagctccgctaacacagaaggacacagagccgtccgagcagctacagctggaagtttctgctccagcttcactaaaacttgtgacacagactgaactgaatgcagtgacaggcaggtatgttgttgagaacatgctcctgttatcaacagctgacccagactccttcattggctaaataccagggagagcaggtgccggtccaccatgcagagagacatttaCTAGATacatagatgcagagtacattaatatcaatgccgagctcaaaaggggaagaaaagaaagaaacgcaagagttacttttcctggtaagtaattacttttaaattggagtaattccgtaactaactcagttactttttgggagaagtaactagaaACTATAAgtaattactatttaaaagtaatgtGACCAACACTGGTCTCTACACACAGCTCAACCGAACCACATACACTCTACCCAGacgtgtcgatccctgagtacgtttgggctgccatgacgacggcgcgcggaacaagctactgctaatgtgagctgttaaaaaaaccttctttttagtaaactctgtgtacacaaacaatgttctcaatgctcgtgttcatgtgtagagaccctggtgatactaccagcaaagtttcattttgtgtcgagccttcttactgttttaaacatagagattttgatgctagcttaaaagtgcccgtagcactcccattgaaaatgagtttgacccaaaaacaaaaatacagtcaatcttaaaagtgcctctatCATTGTAACtgtgcttttacacaaaggtttgactcaaatacatacacaaaaaagcctaggttacATAGTATGTCTGGAGTTACTGTGTTGTCGATGTCCTTGATGTAAAGTTGATCTCAGGCAGTATCAAAGAATGATGCTCAACATTTACTGGAGGCATTTCATATGAAGAAGCAGTGAATGTTTACAGGATGAACTCAAGTCTACATGTTCACATGGAGATCTGGCTCAATTCTAGCCTCCACCAGCTGTTGATATCAAGTCACATGAGTCCTGTTGGTATGAGTGACTTTCACCTTTCCCACAGTAATTAATACGATAATCTTTACTTCAAGTATGAGTTTTGGCTACTGCACCCCCGCgcgtgctcacacacacacacacacacacacacagctattttcatactttcactttctcctcCCGTCTTGTATATATGCGCTGTGCCCCACTGTGTTCACCCCAGCATCTGAGCTGATCGCACCCAGCACACAACTTTTGCTGTTAACAAAAGAACCTCATTCAGGTAAGCAGTCCACTATGTGAGCTTTATTATTTCCACTGAAAGTAAACATGCTTTATGGCTTTCCAGATgtgttataaaatataattttctagATATCTGTACAGAATATGTTCATTACCACAGTTATTTTTATTCCACCTGAGGTCGTTCTCACTGAGAAACTCTGGTTTTATCTGCTGTtgacatttcctctttttctttcacagtaaACTTCTTGTCCTAAAGATGTCAAGTAAGTATATACTTTCCTCTAAAAAGTAGTTTGTCGGGCAGACGGAtctaacatttacatttaataaaccTCTAGTAAATTTCTCACTTTATAAGCTTTAATAAAGTGTATGTTCACATGTGTACAGTAAAGTCAGAATAAATCtgcaaatgtcacatttttccttctcttcttgATGATGAAGTTAAGTAAATTACTTTTTGAATAATTGTTTTGTCAGTCAAATAGATAATTTACTCCGATGGGCTGTTGGTAAAATAGATTTTAGGACTTTAGTGTTCATATTTTAAGAAACAGTTGCAATGTTGTCAGAAAAAGATCAGGAGATACAGAATATAAAGTCAGAatttaaaagacaacattttatctTGAAAATCTTATTCATCATTATTTCCTGTCTTCCCGTGatgaattgtatttgttttttttgagttATTTATGTCGTAATCATCACAAGCAAAGGTTGTTTCCAGAATAACAAGATGATGATTAATCatgagaaaagaaatgaataaataaatgatcaattactcattttttcaattatttatgACATTGTAACTGTGTTATACTATGTAAAacgcttcttcttctcctgcacCTCTTTTCACAGAGGTGCAGGACTAAGGTATTCAAAATGAGCCCACAGTGAggaaaaatgtgacaaatacaaaaagtgCTTTGGGTTCGGAAGGTTTAGAGTTGATATGTTAAGAAAAAGTTGTAATGTTATGAGAATAAAGGTTATTAGATACAGAGAAGATAGTCAAAATTTAACAGAGAATATTATAATTTGAAAGCAAATTATTTTAGTGATGAGAGTTTATTCCACCACTGAGAGAACACTGTCTGACACATCAGTTCCTCAGGTGTAAAAGGGTTTATGGAATTGAAACAATCTGGCTTGATGACTCCTTGATGACTTGTCACCCTAAACTAACAAATCAGACTGAAGTCCAGTAAATCAGATGTTCTTCTGTTGACTGATATCTGAGACAAACTGTACTTTTAGAAAGTTTCATCCTTCATGACTCTCTTGAGACTTTggcaaaatgttgtttttggaacaAGCTTTCTCTGGTATGATTGTTCTCTAGTCGTCTTTGAGATTAAATTAAGCGTCTCTCTGTTTGCAGATAAAGCAGCTCGAGCTGTCGGCAGAGAACTTTGTTTCAACGAGGAACCTAGTGGAAGTTTTGATGCTGATGACTATGAAGGTAACGAAGAGAGCGATGAGGCTGTAAAGGTTGGAACGTACGCTGTTAAAGGATCGGGTTATGTTCGTAAAGAAATTGGCCCGATGTGTTCTGAGACCAAAGGGCCCTGTGTCGGCATAGGAGTAGGCTTATCTGAGTCTGGTGCCAGAGTTATGACTAAAGCAGAACTGGCCAGTACTTCAGTCTCAGTTGGGCCTGCGAAAGCTACCCTCGGTCTGTCTGCAGATACCGGCGTTGGCGTCGGTCCGTCAGGTGTCGAGGCAAAGCTGCTAGGAACAGGCTTCTCCCTCGGACGTGAAGTGGGCGTATCTTTCCTTGGTACTGGATTCAAATTTAAACTGTGGTGAACTGTGTCTTtgttacaaacacagcttttgtttgttatttaccTTCTATTCCCACAATTAAACAATGATTGTGTCTGAAATCTTCTGCATTTATAGCTCAAACTTTTTGTCATGACATTGCTCAGATGATGTTGCAGACTCTTCACTGTCCTTTTTAAgtcattcagtttgtgttgacttGTTCAGGTAAAGATCCAGGTGTGGCTGTGCAGTCCAataatcttgtgtttttgtctttactgACAGAAGTTAAAACAGATGATAGCAGGAATAAGAGTCATATTCATCTAAAGATGCAGTGCTGGTATTTGTCTCACTAAACAGGCTCACAGGTGCCCCCTTGTGGTGAAAACAGCATACAGCACAGGCTTCtcttttggtaaaaaaaaaaaaaaagggggctttTCTGTGTTTGGGAGTGGCTTTGAATTGAATCTATTGTTAACTGCATATCTGTGCCAAATACAGCTGTTTATCTTTACTGCAGATAATCAATTTGGAAATGATGAGTGATCTTTCAGTGTctttaactgaacaaaaaagacTACTGTTGTCATACTgacatacaaataaaataattgtacTTGTACTGTGCTAATCAGAGGTCACCATTGTCTTGATTGTTTCATATCCTGCCATGAACTTCATGTTCCTGCCACTGGCTTCCACTTGTCTTTATCCTGCTTTGCTGACATTAAACTTGTAAACTCAAGTAATCTTTACTTCctattgtctgtttttcttttaacataACATCCTGCAGCTTGCAGAAGAATAAGATGCACAGTTGATTTCCCCCTGAACACAGCTCATCCAAGGCAGTACAGAAGAATAACATTCAAACTTTACTTAAGatattttaaagtaaatgttgattaattCAATCTTGCAGACTTAGTTTGTATAGTTTCAGATGAAGATTTGACTCAAGTCCTGATCAAACTTTTAAAAGTCTATAGAAAATATAACCTTTGTTTTAAAGTAGGCAAAACTTTTTACTATTAATCAATTCCTTACTTTTACTAATAATTCTTTATTTCAAATGCGCACAGAAGACCACCTGAGCCTTTAGTCTGAACAGCAACCAGAAAtccaaaacagacattttgtgaCA from Sparus aurata chromosome 7, fSpaAur1.1, whole genome shotgun sequence carries:
- the LOC115584875 gene encoding interferon-inducible GTPase 5-like — protein: MDTPHDCKSVEEIKDALQNNNQALAIAKIQEYLDRQNNIPLNIAITGETGSGKSTFINAFRGIKDGDAGAAPTGVRETTKKPTPYPHPNYPNVTLWDLPGVGGRHFPADQYLSDVGFEKFDFFIILSDTRFRENDVKLAREVQRMKKKFYFVRSKIDNDLRAQKRSQREFSETETKEQIREDCIQSLQEQGIQSPQVFLVSSFELRLHDFSLLTETLERELPEHKRNALLFAMPNISQQIINKKKEAFQAKIKWYASLSAVGAAVPVPGLSIAVDAPLLAGVVTQYVFGFGLDRPSLKRLAEITGVPFDDLMTVIISPLAARKITADLIIKVLSQCASTAALLAAEEGARFIPIIGIPVAMGLSFTATYSTLNFILTKLADDAQRVFEKALQRNTTD